A single Natrinema pellirubrum DSM 15624 DNA region contains:
- the lonB gene encoding ATP-dependent protease LonB yields MSENTNGGDPPEDASEPAPTDERPEEPAERQGDRSSPEDESGRRDSADDPIDGVDPSSDEDDDLETVEDLGSTVEVDPGVEVDEEIAEDDLLGGLKIDTTEDIEVPERLVDQVIGQDEARDIIIKAAKQRRHVMMIGSPGTGKSMLAKAMSQLLPKEDLQDVLVYPNPDDENEPKVRTVPAGKGDQIVDAHKEEASKRNRMRSILMWVVIAVILAYTILSGSSLLLGLLAAGVIWFIFRTLGQGSDAMVPNLLVNNGDQRVAPFEDATGAHAGALLGDVRHDPFQSGGMGTPSHERVEPGSIHQSNKGVLFLDEINTLDIQTQQKLMTAIQEGEFSITGQSERSSGAMVQTEPVPCDFIMVAAGNLDAMENMHPALRNRIKGYGYEVYMDDTIEDTPEMRRKYARFIAQEVERDGRLPHFTDDAVEELILEAKRRSGRKNHLTLHFRTLGGLVRVAGDIARAEDREHTTRDDVLRAKDRSRSIEQQLADDYIERRKDYELQITKDGVAGRVNGLAVMGEDSGIMLPVMAEIAPTQGGGRVIATGQLKEMAEESVQNVSAIIKKFSDVDLSEKDIHIQFVQAGEGGVDGDSASITVATAVISALEDIPVDQSVAMTGSLSVRGDVLPVGGVTHKIEAAAKAGCTKVIIPEANEQDVMIEDEYEDMIEIIPCSHISEVLDVALMGEPKKDSLVARLRSITGTAFEQEAVGSASGSSPSPQ; encoded by the coding sequence ATGAGTGAGAATACGAACGGCGGCGATCCTCCCGAAGACGCCTCGGAGCCCGCTCCGACCGACGAGCGACCCGAGGAGCCCGCCGAGCGTCAGGGAGATCGATCGTCGCCCGAGGACGAGAGCGGCCGTCGTGACAGCGCCGACGATCCGATCGACGGGGTCGACCCGTCGTCCGACGAGGACGACGACCTCGAGACAGTCGAGGACCTCGGCAGCACGGTCGAGGTCGATCCCGGCGTCGAGGTTGACGAGGAGATCGCCGAGGACGACCTTCTCGGTGGACTGAAGATCGATACCACCGAGGACATCGAGGTCCCGGAGCGGCTCGTCGATCAGGTCATCGGCCAGGACGAAGCACGCGATATCATCATCAAGGCGGCCAAGCAGCGCCGCCACGTCATGATGATCGGCTCGCCCGGGACCGGCAAATCGATGCTGGCCAAGGCGATGAGTCAACTGCTGCCCAAGGAAGACCTCCAGGACGTTCTGGTCTATCCCAACCCCGACGACGAGAACGAGCCGAAAGTTCGGACCGTTCCCGCCGGCAAGGGCGATCAGATCGTCGACGCTCACAAGGAGGAAGCCAGCAAGCGAAACCGGATGCGATCGATCCTGATGTGGGTCGTCATCGCAGTGATCCTCGCCTATACGATCCTGTCGGGATCCTCGCTCCTGCTTGGCCTCCTCGCGGCAGGCGTTATCTGGTTCATCTTCCGGACGCTGGGCCAGGGCTCGGACGCGATGGTGCCGAACCTGCTGGTCAACAACGGCGATCAGCGCGTCGCACCGTTCGAGGACGCGACCGGTGCCCACGCCGGCGCGCTGCTGGGCGACGTCCGCCACGACCCCTTCCAGTCCGGCGGCATGGGAACGCCGAGCCACGAGCGGGTCGAACCTGGCTCGATTCATCAGTCCAACAAGGGCGTGCTGTTCCTCGACGAGATCAACACGCTCGACATTCAGACCCAGCAGAAGCTGATGACGGCGATCCAGGAGGGCGAGTTCTCGATCACCGGCCAGTCCGAGCGCTCCTCGGGCGCGATGGTCCAGACCGAACCCGTCCCCTGTGACTTCATCATGGTCGCCGCCGGGAACCTCGACGCCATGGAGAACATGCACCCCGCGCTGCGCAACCGGATCAAAGGGTACGGGTACGAAGTCTACATGGACGACACCATCGAGGACACCCCCGAAATGCGGCGCAAGTATGCCCGCTTCATCGCCCAGGAGGTCGAACGCGACGGTCGCCTCCCGCACTTCACCGACGACGCCGTCGAGGAACTCATCCTCGAGGCCAAGCGTCGCTCGGGTCGCAAGAACCACCTCACGCTGCACTTCCGAACCCTTGGTGGACTCGTCCGTGTCGCGGGTGACATCGCCCGCGCCGAGGACCGAGAACACACGACTCGAGACGACGTACTCCGGGCCAAGGACCGCTCGCGCTCGATCGAGCAACAGCTCGCCGACGACTACATCGAGCGCCGCAAGGACTACGAACTGCAGATCACCAAGGACGGCGTGGCGGGCCGGGTCAACGGTCTCGCGGTCATGGGCGAGGACTCGGGCATCATGCTCCCGGTCATGGCCGAGATCGCCCCCACGCAGGGCGGCGGTCGGGTGATCGCCACCGGCCAGCTCAAGGAGATGGCCGAGGAGTCGGTCCAGAACGTCTCCGCGATCATCAAGAAGTTCTCCGACGTCGATCTCTCGGAGAAGGACATTCACATCCAGTTCGTTCAAGCCGGCGAAGGCGGTGTGGACGGCGACTCCGCCTCCATTACGGTGGCGACTGCCGTCATCTCCGCCCTTGAGGACATCCCGGTCGACCAGTCGGTCGCGATGACCGGCTCGCTGTCGGTCCGTGGCGACGTGTTGCCGGTCGGTGGGGTCACCCACAAGATCGAGGCCGCCGCCAAGGCCGGCTGTACCAAGGTCATCATCCCCGAAGCGAACGAACAGGACGTGATGATCGAAGACGAGTACGAGGACATGATCGAGATCATCCCCTGCTCGCACATCAGCGAAGTTCTCGACGTCGCCCTGATGGGCGAACCCAAGAAGGACTCGCTGGTCGCCCGGCTCAGGTCGATCACCGGCACCGCGTTCGAACAGGAGGCCGTCGGCTCCGCGAGCGGCTCGAGTCCGAGCCCGCAGTAA
- a CDS encoding TetR/AcrR family transcriptional regulator: MTQFPPFLEETDDTRDAIMRATYAALCEHGYNELTIQRIGDEFSKSKSLLYHHYDSKDDLLLDFLSFMLDQLEGQIPTYRAGGADDHIAEIVEQTFDLGVAEMGTDFTRALVELRAQAAHDEGYREHFTRSDQFVRKHVAHTIRSGIEQGVFRDVDPQETAALFQLVFVGTMTQRVTSDDDILEDGRSAFERYVRECLLEAE, from the coding sequence ATGACGCAGTTTCCGCCGTTCCTCGAGGAAACGGACGACACGCGAGACGCCATTATGCGGGCGACCTACGCCGCGCTCTGTGAACACGGCTACAACGAACTGACCATCCAGCGGATCGGGGACGAGTTCTCGAAGAGCAAGTCGTTGCTGTATCACCACTACGACAGCAAGGACGACCTCCTGCTCGATTTCCTGTCGTTCATGCTGGACCAGCTCGAGGGACAGATACCGACGTATCGCGCGGGCGGGGCCGACGACCACATCGCGGAAATCGTTGAACAAACGTTCGATCTCGGAGTCGCCGAGATGGGGACCGACTTCACCCGGGCACTCGTCGAGTTGCGTGCGCAGGCAGCCCACGACGAGGGCTACCGGGAACACTTCACGCGTAGCGATCAGTTCGTCCGCAAACACGTCGCCCACACGATTCGCTCGGGCATCGAACAGGGCGTCTTTCGGGACGTCGATCCACAGGAAACGGCGGCGCTGTTTCAGCTCGTGTTCGTCGGAACGATGACCCAGCGCGTCACCAGCGACGACGACATCCTCGAGGACGGACGGAGTGCGTTCGAACGATACGTCCGCGAGTGCCTCCTCGAGGCGGAGTGA
- a CDS encoding MMPL family transporter, with protein MSWIDRIADGVTEHSRLVIAVMLVLTVVAGSGAGMIEQSSSLDQFQSDTEEAQKLEYVEQNFSTGQENTSAAQVIVRGDNVLSQESMVETLRLQQSFRENETVSGTLVDDRPTVGAANLVAISSLTADQQRELEATAAEFEELNATVQAERTAVAERSAALNATRAELRGALETLRADPSASPREQFATVDENSSVDLNETQYATFNESAQRLRAAENESRIDAAYRLGTQGVLEDEYAALDRRSTALESRSERLQSLGAELSAERAALENATSPTLPEQIDALESMNATEYERALGAVLSEDSSGRTSGLAFMPTSYEAGSTSANATMLLVTHQTEGDGGQGGMASDALVDAQLAMQSIATDAFESDGADVIVFGGGIMGEEIDNSMGDSLAIVGPLALLFVVVALIVAYRDLLDILLGLFGIAAVLLWTFGFMGWTGIDFNQMFIAVPVLLIGLSIDYAIHIFMRHREQRQAGGAYDADDTRGSMGTALAGVGVALVLVTATTAIGFLSNLTSPVPPIQDFGIVSAVGITVALLVFGVLIPALKIELDEFLESRGFDRKKRAFGTGGGRFSQLLSTGSTAARRIPIVVILLALLVSAGGAYGATQVDTSFSQEDFIAEDPPAWTDDLPEPFKPDDYSMKENLEFVNENFVREDSQAQILVEGNVTDPATIQRLEAAEREAANSSVAATLSSGEADVRSPIGTMQQVARENESFNATLTAADTDGDRVPDRNLEQVYDDLFAVAPDEASAVLHRTADGDYEAARLVISTSGTAAMSDVTTEMRSIADGIDGNGLEATATGQTILFDIIQDQLMDTVIESLLITLVAVFAFLMIAYRLTKGSATLGAVTLLPVVFSVSWILGTMYLLEIPFNVMTGMITSLTVGLGVAYSIHMSERYSLELERTGSVWEAMSRTVTGTGGALLGSAATTVGGFGVLAFAILPPLQQFGIITGLTIIYAFLASVLVLPSLLVVWTRYLGPDVSFDAPNSSPAPTASDGGQPADQPDRTEE; from the coding sequence ATGAGTTGGATCGACCGGATCGCCGACGGCGTCACGGAACACAGTCGGCTCGTAATCGCCGTCATGCTCGTTCTCACGGTCGTCGCGGGCTCCGGAGCCGGCATGATCGAGCAATCCTCGTCGCTCGATCAGTTCCAGAGCGACACCGAGGAAGCACAGAAACTCGAGTACGTCGAGCAGAACTTCTCGACCGGGCAGGAGAACACGTCGGCGGCACAGGTGATCGTCAGGGGTGACAACGTCCTCTCCCAGGAGTCGATGGTCGAGACGCTCAGACTCCAACAATCGTTCCGCGAGAACGAGACGGTCTCCGGGACGCTCGTCGACGACCGGCCGACGGTCGGCGCGGCAAACCTCGTCGCGATCTCGTCGCTTACCGCCGACCAACAGCGCGAACTCGAGGCGACGGCCGCGGAGTTCGAGGAACTGAACGCGACCGTCCAGGCGGAACGCACCGCCGTGGCAGAACGGAGCGCGGCGCTGAACGCCACACGGGCGGAACTTCGCGGGGCGCTCGAGACGCTTCGGGCCGATCCGTCGGCGTCGCCGCGTGAACAGTTCGCGACGGTCGACGAGAACTCGTCGGTCGACCTGAACGAGACGCAGTACGCGACGTTCAACGAATCGGCACAGCGCCTTCGTGCCGCCGAGAACGAGTCACGGATCGACGCGGCGTACCGCCTCGGGACACAGGGCGTCCTCGAAGACGAGTACGCGGCCCTCGACCGGCGCAGTACGGCCCTCGAGTCACGGAGCGAGCGACTCCAGTCGCTCGGCGCTGAACTGTCGGCCGAGCGAGCCGCCCTCGAGAACGCAACCTCACCGACGCTGCCCGAACAGATCGATGCGCTCGAGTCGATGAACGCCACCGAGTACGAGCGCGCCCTCGGTGCCGTCCTGAGCGAGGACTCGTCCGGTCGGACGAGCGGTCTGGCCTTCATGCCGACGAGCTACGAGGCCGGATCGACGAGCGCGAACGCGACGATGCTGCTGGTCACCCACCAGACCGAGGGTGATGGCGGCCAGGGCGGAATGGCCTCCGACGCGCTCGTCGACGCGCAACTGGCCATGCAGTCCATCGCCACCGACGCCTTCGAATCCGACGGTGCCGACGTCATCGTCTTCGGCGGCGGCATCATGGGCGAGGAGATCGACAATTCGATGGGCGATAGCCTCGCGATCGTCGGCCCGCTCGCGCTGCTGTTCGTCGTCGTCGCCCTGATCGTCGCGTACCGCGATCTTCTAGATATCCTCCTCGGCCTGTTCGGCATCGCCGCCGTCTTGCTCTGGACGTTCGGCTTCATGGGCTGGACCGGAATAGACTTCAACCAGATGTTCATCGCGGTCCCGGTCCTGCTGATCGGGCTCTCGATCGACTACGCGATCCATATCTTCATGCGCCACCGCGAACAGCGGCAGGCGGGCGGCGCGTACGATGCCGACGACACGCGCGGCTCGATGGGGACCGCGCTGGCCGGCGTCGGCGTCGCGCTCGTGTTGGTGACCGCGACGACGGCGATCGGCTTCCTCTCGAACCTCACGAGTCCGGTGCCACCGATTCAGGACTTCGGCATCGTCAGCGCCGTCGGGATCACGGTCGCCCTGCTCGTGTTCGGCGTCCTGATTCCGGCGCTCAAGATCGAACTCGACGAGTTCCTCGAGAGCCGCGGCTTCGACCGAAAAAAGCGCGCGTTCGGGACCGGCGGCGGGCGGTTCAGCCAACTCCTGTCGACCGGTTCGACGGCGGCACGCCGGATCCCGATCGTCGTCATCCTGCTCGCGCTTCTCGTGAGCGCCGGCGGTGCCTACGGCGCGACGCAGGTCGATACCAGCTTCAGTCAGGAGGACTTCATCGCGGAGGACCCACCGGCGTGGACGGACGATCTGCCCGAGCCGTTCAAACCCGACGACTACTCGATGAAGGAGAACCTCGAGTTCGTCAACGAGAACTTCGTTCGGGAGGATTCACAGGCACAGATTCTCGTGGAGGGCAACGTTACTGATCCGGCGACGATACAGCGGCTCGAGGCGGCCGAACGCGAGGCCGCCAACAGCTCCGTCGCCGCCACCCTCTCGAGCGGCGAGGCCGACGTCCGAAGTCCGATCGGGACGATGCAGCAGGTCGCACGCGAGAACGAATCGTTCAACGCGACGCTCACCGCGGCGGATACCGACGGTGACCGCGTCCCCGACCGGAACCTCGAGCAGGTGTACGACGACCTGTTCGCGGTCGCCCCCGACGAAGCGAGCGCCGTCCTCCACCGGACCGCGGACGGTGACTACGAGGCCGCCCGACTGGTTATCTCGACGAGCGGCACCGCGGCCATGAGCGACGTCACGACCGAGATGCGATCCATCGCGGACGGGATCGACGGGAACGGGCTCGAGGCCACCGCGACCGGGCAGACGATCCTGTTCGACATCATCCAGGACCAACTCATGGACACGGTCATCGAGAGCCTGCTGATCACCCTCGTGGCCGTCTTCGCCTTCCTGATGATCGCCTACCGGCTCACGAAAGGCAGTGCGACCCTCGGTGCGGTGACGCTGTTGCCGGTCGTGTTCAGCGTCTCGTGGATTCTCGGGACGATGTACCTGCTCGAGATCCCGTTCAACGTCATGACGGGGATGATCACGAGCCTCACGGTCGGGCTCGGCGTCGCCTACAGCATCCACATGAGCGAGCGCTACAGCCTCGAGTTGGAGCGGACCGGCTCCGTCTGGGAGGCGATGTCCCGGACGGTCACCGGCACTGGCGGTGCGTTGCTCGGCAGCGCCGCGACGACCGTCGGCGGCTTCGGCGTCCTCGCGTTCGCCATCCTCCCGCCGCTCCAGCAGTTCGGGATCATCACGGGGCTGACGATCATCTACGCGTTCCTCGCGAGCGTCCTCGTCCTCCCGAGCCTGCTCGTGGTCTGGACGCGGTATCTCGGGCCGGACGTTTCGTTCGACGCGCCGAACAGTTCGCCCGCACCCACGGCCAGCGACGGCGGGCAGCCAGCGGATCAGCCGGACCGAACTGAGGAGTAA
- the aroC gene encoding chorismate synthase — translation MNGNRFGRLFQVTTFGESHGEAMGCTVSGCPAGLELSEEDIQADLDRRKPGQSMITTSRGEPDDVSIKSGIQDGYTTGTPIGLVIQNKDARSGKYEPFITAPRPSHGDFTYSAKFGTRNWGGGGRSSARETVNWVAAGAIAKKLLEREGIELKAHVNQIGDIEAPDVSFDQIKEHSEENDVRCAHPETAERMQERIEEYQEEGDSIGGSIYFEAQGVPVGLGAPRFDSLSARLGQAMMAVPATTAFEFGLGREAREWTGKERNDDWEFGEDGDPVPVENDHGGIQGGISSGEPIYGEVTLHAPTSIPKSQQTADWETGEITEEQVIGRHDPVLPPRGVPVVEAMLALTLVDFMLLSGRLNPDRVDDSPGEYDTDYHPSNPENE, via the coding sequence ATGAACGGCAACCGCTTCGGTCGCCTCTTTCAGGTGACCACGTTCGGCGAGAGCCACGGGGAAGCGATGGGTTGTACCGTCTCGGGCTGTCCCGCCGGCCTCGAGCTGTCCGAGGAGGACATCCAGGCGGACCTCGACCGGCGAAAGCCGGGCCAGTCGATGATCACGACGTCTCGGGGCGAGCCCGACGATGTCTCGATCAAGTCGGGAATTCAGGACGGCTACACCACGGGGACGCCGATCGGGCTGGTCATCCAGAACAAGGACGCCCGCTCGGGCAAGTACGAACCCTTCATCACCGCACCCCGGCCGTCCCACGGCGACTTCACCTACTCCGCGAAGTTCGGGACGCGCAACTGGGGCGGCGGCGGTCGCTCGTCGGCCCGTGAAACGGTTAACTGGGTCGCTGCGGGCGCGATCGCGAAGAAACTCCTCGAGCGAGAGGGGATCGAACTCAAGGCCCACGTCAACCAGATCGGCGACATCGAAGCGCCCGACGTGAGCTTCGACCAGATCAAGGAACACTCGGAGGAAAACGACGTCCGCTGTGCCCACCCCGAGACCGCCGAGCGGATGCAAGAGCGGATCGAAGAGTATCAGGAGGAAGGCGATTCCATCGGCGGCAGCATCTACTTCGAGGCACAGGGCGTTCCCGTCGGGCTGGGCGCGCCGCGGTTCGACTCGCTGTCCGCGCGACTCGGTCAGGCCATGATGGCGGTACCCGCCACGACCGCCTTCGAGTTCGGCCTCGGGCGCGAGGCCCGCGAGTGGACCGGCAAGGAGCGCAACGACGATTGGGAGTTCGGCGAGGACGGCGACCCGGTTCCAGTCGAAAACGACCACGGCGGGATTCAGGGCGGTATCTCGAGCGGCGAACCGATCTACGGCGAGGTCACGCTGCACGCGCCGACCTCGATCCCGAAGTCCCAGCAGACCGCCGACTGGGAGACCGGCGAGATAACAGAGGAGCAGGTCATCGGCCGCCACGATCCCGTCCTCCCGCCGCGTGGGGTCCCCGTCGTCGAGGCGATGCTCGCGCTGACGCTGGTCGACTTCATGCTGCTGTCGGGCCGACTCAACCCCGACCGCGTCGACGACAGCCCGGGGGAGTACGACACCGACTACCACCCGAGTAACCCGGAAAACGAGTAG
- a CDS encoding MFS transporter, which produces MRWQYRTTVLGLCLLAFFVTYFARMAISPVVPFIVADFGVSNTATGVALTGMWLAYGLSQFPSGVLSDRYGEKPVILVAVGGTVIASVLLAFSPIFAAFVVFAVLLGSVAGLHYAVATTLLSRTYDELGRAVGIHSIGGPLAGLVAPVAAAWVGVRFGWRPALALTLVVGLPVFVLFAWRIRPTEPRRPDQPMRERFELATLLELVSRPAVAFTLAIAMLGTFIVQGLLTFLPTFLVEHHHYSATLAGTAFSAFFFVRTVGQFAVGELSDRYGRDLVIGASLFAGSVGLFGLVGGGSRATVGIAVLAAGLGSSFFAAIDPRFLDQFGDTERGAGFGLVRTCYTVVGSAGSVGVGLLADLFGWGVAFVVLGGLFSITFLALAVNWAFGLGY; this is translated from the coding sequence ATGCGCTGGCAGTACCGGACGACGGTCCTCGGCCTCTGTCTGCTCGCGTTCTTCGTCACGTACTTCGCCCGGATGGCGATCAGTCCCGTCGTCCCGTTCATCGTCGCGGACTTCGGCGTCTCGAACACGGCAACCGGGGTCGCGCTGACGGGAATGTGGCTGGCCTACGGCCTCTCGCAGTTCCCCAGCGGCGTCCTCAGCGATCGCTACGGGGAGAAGCCGGTGATCCTCGTTGCCGTCGGCGGGACCGTAATCGCGAGCGTATTGCTCGCGTTCTCGCCGATCTTCGCCGCCTTCGTCGTCTTCGCCGTTCTCCTCGGCTCGGTCGCGGGGCTGCACTACGCCGTCGCGACGACGCTGCTCTCGCGGACCTACGACGAACTCGGCCGCGCGGTCGGGATCCACTCGATCGGCGGCCCGCTGGCCGGGCTCGTCGCCCCCGTCGCGGCGGCGTGGGTCGGCGTCCGGTTCGGCTGGCGGCCGGCGCTCGCGCTCACGCTCGTCGTCGGCCTGCCGGTTTTCGTCCTTTTCGCGTGGCGGATCCGCCCGACCGAACCGCGGCGGCCGGACCAGCCGATGCGGGAGCGGTTCGAACTCGCCACCCTGCTCGAACTGGTCTCGCGGCCGGCGGTCGCCTTTACCCTCGCGATCGCCATGCTCGGTACCTTCATCGTCCAGGGGTTGCTTACGTTCCTGCCGACGTTTCTCGTCGAACACCACCACTACTCGGCGACGCTCGCCGGAACCGCCTTCTCGGCCTTCTTTTTCGTCCGGACCGTCGGCCAGTTCGCCGTCGGCGAACTCTCCGATCGGTACGGCCGCGACCTCGTGATCGGCGCGTCGCTGTTTGCCGGATCGGTCGGCCTGTTCGGCCTCGTCGGCGGCGGGAGCCGCGCCACTGTCGGCATTGCCGTTCTCGCAGCCGGCCTGGGCTCGAGTTTCTTCGCGGCGATCGATCCCCGGTTTCTCGACCAGTTCGGTGACACCGAACGCGGGGCCGGCTTCGGGCTCGTCCGGACGTGCTACACCGTCGTCGGCTCCGCCGGCTCGGTCGGCGTCGGCCTGCTGGCCGACCTGTTCGGCTGGGGTGTGGCGTTTGTCGTTCTCGGCGGGCTGTTTTCGATCACGTTCCTCGCGCTGGCCGTGAACTGGGCGTTCGGACTCGGCTATTGA
- a CDS encoding DoxX family membrane protein yields the protein MTASPISTDARNTFESTVGGYTVGGRAHSLSAWFVLSLRLMMGWAFAYSGFTKLVAAEPFSAGGYLTNVAATNGNPLAGLFAWMGSTPWFVEFANVAVPWGELLIGLGLLVGALVRLAAFFGALMMLMFYFGNWDIAHGVINGDFAYMLVFLAVAAFGAGRILGLDAWIESYDLGGETLLERYPRLEYLLG from the coding sequence ATGACTGCATCCCCTATTTCCACAGACGCTCGCAACACGTTCGAAAGCACCGTCGGCGGCTACACGGTCGGCGGTCGCGCCCACAGCCTCTCGGCCTGGTTCGTCCTCTCGCTCCGGCTCATGATGGGTTGGGCCTTCGCCTACTCCGGGTTCACCAAGCTCGTCGCGGCCGAACCGTTCAGCGCCGGCGGCTACCTGACCAACGTCGCCGCGACCAACGGCAACCCCCTCGCCGGCCTCTTCGCCTGGATGGGCTCGACGCCGTGGTTCGTCGAGTTCGCGAACGTCGCCGTCCCGTGGGGCGAACTCCTGATCGGCCTCGGCCTGCTCGTCGGCGCGCTCGTCCGCCTCGCGGCGTTCTTCGGCGCGCTCATGATGCTCATGTTCTACTTCGGGAACTGGGACATCGCCCACGGCGTCATCAACGGTGACTTCGCGTACATGCTCGTGTTCCTCGCCGTCGCCGCCTTCGGCGCCGGCCGCATCCTCGGCCTCGACGCCTGGATCGAAAGCTACGATCTCGGCGGCGAGACGTTGCTCGAGCGCTACCCCCGACTCGAGTATCTCCTCGGATAG
- a CDS encoding thiolase family protein, with product MSGNTPVIVSAVRTAQGKEDGALAEVRSEDLSIPLVDEMLAETGVEGDDVDDLMWGCAQQRSEQRTNIARQIALFSELGESVPATTVDRQCASSAQAIISAADSIAAGRHQAVIAGGVESMSRVKMGAADSGEMYPKLDEEYGMRNLQMGMTAEKVAEKYDISREEQDEYGARSQQRAVEATEAGKFDDEIVPIETEDGVHDEDEGLRPGTTPEKLAELPTVFKEDGTVTPGNASQIADGAAGVMLTSREFADENDLEVLAEVGTSYVAGVDPTVMGVGPVPATEGLLERAGRDIDDYGLVEINEAFASQTLYSQRELGIPDDQLNVNGGAIAIGHPLGCSGARLPVTLVHEMNREGVERGIATECVGFGQGAAIEFELP from the coding sequence ATGTCAGGCAATACGCCGGTAATCGTTAGCGCTGTTAGGACCGCACAGGGGAAAGAAGACGGAGCCCTCGCGGAGGTTCGGAGCGAGGACCTCTCGATTCCGCTGGTCGACGAGATGCTCGCCGAGACCGGCGTCGAGGGCGACGACGTCGACGATCTGATGTGGGGGTGTGCCCAGCAGCGCTCGGAACAGCGGACGAACATCGCGCGCCAGATCGCACTGTTCTCCGAGCTGGGCGAGTCGGTCCCTGCGACGACGGTCGACCGCCAGTGTGCCTCCTCGGCGCAGGCGATCATCAGCGCCGCGGACTCGATCGCCGCGGGCCGCCATCAGGCGGTCATCGCCGGCGGCGTCGAGAGCATGAGCCGCGTGAAGATGGGCGCGGCCGACAGCGGCGAGATGTACCCGAAACTCGACGAGGAGTACGGGATGCGGAACCTCCAGATGGGGATGACCGCCGAGAAGGTCGCCGAGAAATACGACATCAGTCGCGAGGAACAGGACGAGTACGGCGCGCGCAGCCAGCAGCGCGCGGTCGAAGCGACCGAGGCGGGCAAGTTCGACGACGAGATCGTCCCGATCGAGACCGAGGACGGCGTCCACGACGAGGACGAGGGGCTCCGTCCGGGGACGACCCCCGAGAAGCTCGCCGAACTCCCGACGGTGTTCAAGGAGGACGGCACGGTCACACCCGGCAACGCCTCTCAGATCGCCGACGGCGCGGCCGGCGTCATGCTGACCAGCCGGGAGTTCGCCGACGAGAACGACCTCGAGGTCCTCGCCGAAGTCGGCACCAGCTACGTCGCCGGCGTCGACCCGACGGTCATGGGCGTCGGGCCGGTCCCCGCGACGGAAGGACTGCTCGAGCGCGCGGGTCGTGACATCGACGACTACGGGCTGGTCGAGATCAACGAGGCCTTCGCCAGCCAGACGCTGTACTCCCAGCGCGAACTGGGCATTCCGGACGATCAACTGAACGTCAACGGCGGCGCGATCGCGATCGGCCATCCGCTGGGCTGTTCCGGCGCACGTCTCCCGGTGACGCTGGTCCACGAGATGAACCGCGAGGGCGTCGAACGGGGCATCGCGACGGAGTGTGTCGGCTTCGGTCAGGGTGCGGCGATCGAGTTCGAACTGCCCTGA